The Candidatus Culexarchaeum yellowstonense genome includes a window with the following:
- a CDS encoding MFS transporter produces the protein MSRSVIRDVLSIYIPAFFIMTGISIISPILPIYAKTFQTTYTLATLTISIYAVARLIADIPVGAMGDMWGRRRVLLAGTIIITVSALLCATARSIWELLAYRFLQGFGSAMWMTMRQTMLQDILKPEERGRIMGYFQAFTLLGSTMGPSIGGILAEIYDIRAPFYAYSAMALIGFTLSYLFIEETAGKTMEEGKHGNKDKLNMKMALELIKNQSYMAACIATLTMFLTRTGLRNTLIPLYAEQLGLQPDQVGYAITLSNLANLAITIPAGYALDHYGRKKVIVASLAASTISTLYFTITEDYNTILLACTILGLTTGAGGQAPIAMASDASIEYPHGIAMGIYRLFGDIGFIIGPIAIGIIADNMGLQYGFHFTATIIAASTIYVQIMGKETLKRDEEGKTLKPNKTKQ, from the coding sequence AAAACATTCCAAACCACATACACCCTAGCCACCCTAACCATATCCATATATGCAGTGGCAAGACTAATAGCAGACATACCAGTGGGAGCCATGGGGGACATGTGGGGAAGAAGGAGAGTACTACTAGCAGGAACAATAATAATAACAGTATCAGCACTACTCTGCGCCACAGCAAGAAGCATATGGGAACTCCTAGCATACAGATTCCTACAAGGATTCGGATCAGCCATGTGGATGACCATGAGGCAAACCATGCTACAAGACATACTAAAACCAGAAGAAAGGGGGAGAATAATGGGATACTTCCAAGCCTTCACACTCCTAGGAAGCACCATGGGTCCAAGCATAGGAGGAATACTCGCAGAAATATACGATATAAGAGCACCATTCTACGCATACTCAGCCATGGCCCTCATAGGCTTCACACTATCATACCTATTCATAGAGGAAACAGCGGGAAAAACCATGGAAGAAGGAAAACATGGAAACAAAGACAAGTTAAACATGAAAATGGCATTGGAACTCATAAAAAACCAAAGCTACATGGCAGCATGCATAGCCACACTAACCATGTTCCTAACGAGAACAGGACTAAGAAACACACTAATCCCACTATACGCAGAACAACTAGGCCTACAACCAGACCAAGTGGGATACGCCATAACCCTAAGCAACCTAGCAAACCTAGCAATAACAATACCAGCAGGATACGCCCTAGACCACTACGGGAGAAAGAAGGTTATAGTGGCAAGCCTAGCAGCCTCCACAATCTCCACACTATACTTCACAATAACAGAAGACTACAACACAATACTATTAGCATGCACAATACTGGGATTAACCACAGGGGCAGGGGGACAAGCACCAATAGCCATGGCCTCAGACGCCAGCATAGAATACCCCCATGGAATAGCCATGGGAATATACAGACTATTCGGAGACATAGGATTCATAATAGGACCAATAGCCATAGGAATAATAGCCGACAACATGGGGCTACAATACGGATTCCACTTCACAGCAACCATAATAGCCGCATCCACAATATACGTACAAATCATGGGGAAAGAAACCCTAAAAAGAGATGAAGAAGGGAAAACCTTAAAACCAAACAAAACCAAACAATAA